GCCCACGTGATGAACTCTGCCTTTCCCCTCTTCATGGGCAAAAAACAGCAGATCGCCCGGAAGCAAAGCTTCTTTTTCAACAAGCTGTCCGGCTTTTGCCTGATCAGATGCATCACGCGGAATCTGGAGACCGACAGAACGGTGCATGTTGTACGCAAACCCTGAGCAGTCATACCCGTAAGAGGACATGCCTCCCCATAAATAATGCAGGTCGAGGAATCGTTTGCCCGCTTCTACGATTGCCTCTCCACGATTTCCGGAAAGCTCGATGGGCTCGTTTGCTTTTATGATTTGTACATCTGCTTTTGGCAAAAGTCCTGTGCCGTTCGGTGTCGCTACCGTTACCCAGTCTGCGGTTTCCTCGATCAGCGGCAGTTTGGTCAAGAAGGCAAGCTCCATGTCCGGCTTTTGGTCAGGTTTATGTAGACGGGTAAACGCCGCCGTGACCATCGCCAGTTTTTGGCCTTGCTGTACCTCAAAAGCATCTGACCACGGCGCTAGCTGGCGAGACGGGACCCAGCCCGGATAGCCAGTTGCGTTTTTGTTCGTAGTCTGATCAGGAATTAGAATCTGTGACCAATCCCCTTGCTCCTCGACTACCTCTACGCGCGTACCGTACAGGGCTTGTGTTTGAATCGCGTTATTGTCGTAAAAACCAAGCTTCTCCTCCACAGTAAGGGAAGCGAGCCAGCTTCGTGCATCTACTAGGGATTGGAGCGCTACTTGGTCAATATCACGCGGCGACTCCGGCTTGGTCCACACAGTGGCAACAGAGACAGAAACAATGGCAGATTTCATCTTAGTTCTCCCCCTCCCACAGGCTGACGGAACGAATACCGAGTCCAGACTCTTCTGGCATGCGCATCAAGCGACCTTCGTATGTTACGCCACCTTCTATGCCATCGTGCAAAAGCATCAACGGAGCATCAAAATCAAAACGCGTGATGTTCTTCTTGCTGGCCGCAAAATGAGCTGCTGCTGATACAGCCAGACGAGATTCGATCATGCTGCCAACCATGCATGGAATACCGTACTCTTCAGCCAATTGGTTGATCAATTGTGCTTTGTAAATGCCGCCAGCCTTCATCAGCTTGATATTAATCATGTCAGCCGCACGGTTTTGCAAAACCTGCAGGGCCTGCGCTGGTGAAAACACACTCTCGTCAGCCATGATTGGCGTATCCACTGAATCTGTTACCCGCTTCAAGCCTTCCAAATCATGTGCTTTTACAGGCTGCTCAATGAGTTCGATGCCAAGACCCATGTCCTCCATTTTGCGAATGGATTGCACCGCTTCTTTTACATTCCATCCTTGGTTGGCATCAAGACGAATCTTCACCTGATCGCCAACGGATTTGCGAATTTCCTGGATACGCAAAATGTCATCCTCGATATTGTCCTTGCCAACCTTGATTTTCAGTACGTGAAAGCCTTGCTTGAGATAGGCAGCCGCATCCTCGCCCATTTCTTTCGGGGAGTTCACGCTAACGGTATAGTCAGTCTCCAATTGGTCACGGTAGCCGCCTAAGAATTGATACAACGGCATTCCTGCGCACTGAGAAATAAGGTCGTACAACGCAATATCTACCGCTGCCTTCGCACTCGTATTTCCTACCATGGATTGATGCAAGGTTTGGAAAACTCGTTCATAGGCAAGCAAATTCAAGCCGATGAGCTGAGGTCTCATCGTATTCATAATCGCCGACTCGATGCTCTCGATGCTGTCTCCGGTAATGACGACAGTAGCCGAAGCTTCGCCCCACCCGACCATACCGTTGTCGCAGGTGATTTTCACCAGAATCGATTCCAGACTATGCACCGTACGTAAAGCTGTTTTAAAAGGCTTTTTCAATGGAACAGATATTCGTTTTACTTCGATGGCTTGAATAATCATGTTTTCCTCCATCTTCTCCAGCACTCGTGCTTTTTCTTGCTGTTTTTTCTAATAGACATACCAAATTATAGCACTATTAAAAATTCTAGCAAAAAAGGGGGGAGAGTCATTCCATCGGCCAGAAATGACTTCTCCCAACTCACCCTTTCTTACTTCACGACAGCTTTTCTCAGGTCTGTGTAGCTCAGTGAAGAGCTTTGTACGCCACTCGCCTTGTCGCTTGAGAGCAAGGAAGTGTTGTAGAAATACAGCGGTGCGATTGGCGCTTCATCCAACAATAGTTTTTCTGCGTCATGCAGTAGCTTCAGACGTTTTGCATCGTCTGGCTCCTTATATGCGTCTTGGATCAGCTTGTCGAATTGCGCATTGCTCCAGCCCGTACGATTGCTTGCTGCCTTCGATTGGAAAATATCGAGGAAGTTGATCGCATCACCGAAGTCAGGTAACCAGGAAGAACGAGCAATTTGATACTGCAATTGCTTTTGCATATCCGTCAAAACTTTTCCTTCTACCTTTTGCAGCTTCACATCGACGCCCAGCGTCTGCTTCCACATTTCTTGCGCGGCTTGTGCCGTTTTTTCGTTAGCCGTTCCGCTGCGGTACGTGAGTGTAACCTCTGGCAGCTTTGTGTAGCCTTTTTCTTTGATTCCTTGTTCCAGGAGCTTCTTCGCTTCATCTGGGTTGAACTTCACCAATTCTCCGCCCACTTCACGGAATTGTCCTTCACCGTTGGCATCAGGCAAGCCGAAAGATACGAAGCCTGTTCCCGGTTTTTGCTGACGCATCAGCACTAGGTCGACCAGTGTCTTACGGTCAATCGCCAAGCTAAAGGCTTTACGAATATTGGCGTTATCAAATGGCTCCTTCGTTACATTGAAACGATAGAACTCTGTACCTGCTCCATCACGCACGAATACTTTGCCTTCTTTGAACAATTGGTCTGCCATGTCTGCAGGAACGGTTGTCGTTCTGTGCAGCTCTTCGTTCGTAAACATTTGATACTCGGTATTCTCGTCATCAATCATTTTCCAAACG
The window above is part of the Brevibacillus antibioticus genome. Proteins encoded here:
- a CDS encoding C40 family peptidase; this encodes MKSAIVSVSVATVWTKPESPRDIDQVALQSLVDARSWLASLTVEEKLGFYDNNAIQTQALYGTRVEVVEEQGDWSQILIPDQTTNKNATGYPGWVPSRQLAPWSDAFEVQQGQKLAMVTAAFTRLHKPDQKPDMELAFLTKLPLIEETADWVTVATPNGTGLLPKADVQIIKANEPIELSGNRGEAIVEAGKRFLDLHYLWGGMSSYGYDCSGFAYNMHRSVGLQIPRDASDQAKAGQLVEKEALLPGDLLFFAHEEGKGRVHHVGIYMGNGEMIHSPDSRSVIEIVKLDGYKLEKEHCVSRRYW
- a CDS encoding dipeptide epimerase; this translates as MIIQAIEVKRISVPLKKPFKTALRTVHSLESILVKITCDNGMVGWGEASATVVITGDSIESIESAIMNTMRPQLIGLNLLAYERVFQTLHQSMVGNTSAKAAVDIALYDLISQCAGMPLYQFLGGYRDQLETDYTVSVNSPKEMGEDAAAYLKQGFHVLKIKVGKDNIEDDILRIQEIRKSVGDQVKIRLDANQGWNVKEAVQSIRKMEDMGLGIELIEQPVKAHDLEGLKRVTDSVDTPIMADESVFSPAQALQVLQNRAADMINIKLMKAGGIYKAQLINQLAEEYGIPCMVGSMIESRLAVSAAAHFAASKKNITRFDFDAPLMLLHDGIEGGVTYEGRLMRMPEESGLGIRSVSLWEGEN
- a CDS encoding peptide ABC transporter substrate-binding protein, with protein sequence MKKLSTLLLTATLGVSMLMAGCTSGQPAAPSEPAPGNTAQPNAPTPGDQAAKLLLLNNIKEPTSLDPPIGFDEPSYNILNNLMEGLTRLDENQKPQPAAASEWKISVDGKTYTFTLRDNKWSNGEPVKAQDFEFAWKRMLDPALASPAASLAYIIEGAEAYNSGKGPADGVKVKAVDDKTLEVVLAQPASWTLLLASNPAFFPVHKATVEKDPKWAAEAASFVGNGPFKLTEWAHDSELKIMKSDTYWDAANVTLSGAVWKMIDDENTEYQMFTNEELHRTTTVPADMADQLFKEGKVFVRDGAGTEFYRFNVTKEPFDNANIRKAFSLAIDRKTLVDLVLMRQQKPGTGFVSFGLPDANGEGQFREVGGELVKFNPDEAKKLLEQGIKEKGYTKLPEVTLTYRSGTANEKTAQAAQEMWKQTLGVDVKLQKVEGKVLTDMQKQLQYQIARSSWLPDFGDAINFLDIFQSKAASNRTGWSNAQFDKLIQDAYKEPDDAKRLKLLHDAEKLLLDEAPIAPLYFYNTSLLSSDKASGVQSSSLSYTDLRKAVVK